In Malania oleifera isolate guangnan ecotype guangnan chromosome 8, ASM2987363v1, whole genome shotgun sequence, a single window of DNA contains:
- the LOC131161412 gene encoding snakin-2-like, with the protein MAMPKALLLAFLLVSVFLFLLVQADEAVVGNLGQSYPPHKIDCGAACAARCRLASRQRMCHRACGTCCARCSCVPPGTSGNRDVCPCYAKMRTHGNRLKCP; encoded by the exons ATGGCCATGCCCAAGGCTCTTCTTCTTGCTTTTCTGCTCGTCTCTGTTTTTCTCTTCCTTCTCGTTCAAGCTGATGAAGCG GTGGTCGGAAACCTCGGACAGAGCTATCCTCCTCATAAAATAG attGTGGGGCGGCGTGCGCGGCCAGGTGCCGGTTGGCGTCGAGGCAGCGGATGTGCCACAGGGCGTGCGGGACCTGCTGCGCCCGCTGCAGCTGCGTCCCTCCCGGTACGTCCGGTAACCGAGATGTGTGCCCCTGCTATGCCAAGATGAGAACCCACGGCAACCGCCTCAAGTGCCCTTGA